A single region of the Paraburkholderia megapolitana genome encodes:
- the radA gene encoding DNA repair protein RadA has translation MAKQKTLYTCTECGGQAPKWQGQCPACGAWNTLVEGVAEQASTHRFQSLAKNAPVQRLADIQASDVPRFSTGVGEFDRVLGGGLVPGGVVLIGGDPGIGKSTLLLQSLAAISNERRALYVSGEESAAQIALRAQRLSLLETDVQASELMLLAEIQLEKIQATIDAERPDVAVIDSIQTIYSDALTSAPGSVAQVRECAAQLTRIAKQSGTAIIMVGHVTKEGNLAGPRVLEHIVDTVLYFEGDTHSSFRLVRAFKNRFGAVNELGVFAMTERGLRGVANPSALFLSQHEQIVPGSCVLVTQEGTRPLLVEVQALVDSANAPNPRRLAVGLEQNRLAMLLAVLHRHAGIACFDQDVFLNAVGGVKITEPAADLAVLLAIHSSMRNKPLPKGLVVFGEVGLAGEIRPSPRGQERLKEAAKLGFSIALIPKANAPKQPIDGLQVIAVERIEQAIDRVRTLE, from the coding sequence GTGGCTAAACAAAAAACGTTGTACACCTGCACCGAATGCGGCGGGCAGGCACCGAAGTGGCAAGGACAATGTCCCGCGTGCGGGGCATGGAATACGCTGGTCGAGGGCGTCGCGGAGCAGGCCAGTACGCATCGCTTTCAGTCGCTCGCAAAGAATGCGCCGGTGCAGCGTCTCGCGGATATCCAGGCATCGGATGTGCCGCGCTTTTCGACCGGTGTCGGCGAGTTCGATCGCGTGCTGGGTGGCGGGCTCGTGCCGGGCGGCGTGGTGCTGATCGGCGGCGATCCGGGCATCGGTAAATCGACATTGCTGCTGCAATCGCTTGCCGCGATCTCGAACGAACGGCGCGCGCTGTATGTGAGCGGCGAAGAATCGGCGGCGCAGATTGCGCTGCGCGCGCAGCGACTGTCGCTGCTCGAAACCGACGTGCAGGCGAGCGAACTGATGCTGCTCGCCGAAATCCAGCTCGAAAAAATCCAGGCGACCATCGATGCCGAACGGCCCGACGTCGCCGTCATCGATTCGATCCAGACCATCTATTCCGATGCGTTGACGTCCGCGCCGGGCTCAGTTGCGCAGGTGCGCGAATGCGCCGCGCAACTCACGCGTATCGCCAAGCAATCGGGCACGGCCATCATCATGGTCGGCCACGTGACGAAAGAGGGCAACCTCGCCGGGCCGCGCGTGCTCGAACACATCGTCGACACCGTGCTGTATTTCGAAGGCGATACGCATTCGTCGTTCCGGCTCGTGCGCGCGTTCAAGAACCGCTTCGGCGCGGTGAACGAACTCGGCGTCTTCGCGATGACCGAGCGCGGCCTGCGCGGCGTCGCCAATCCGTCGGCGCTGTTCCTCTCGCAGCACGAACAGATCGTGCCCGGCTCGTGCGTGCTCGTGACGCAAGAGGGCACGCGGCCGCTGCTCGTCGAAGTGCAGGCGCTGGTCGATTCGGCGAACGCGCCGAACCCGCGGCGTCTTGCGGTGGGACTCGAACAGAACCGCCTCGCGATGCTGCTCGCTGTACTGCATCGGCACGCCGGTATTGCGTGCTTCGATCAGGACGTGTTCCTGAATGCGGTAGGCGGCGTGAAGATCACCGAGCCCGCCGCCGACCTCGCGGTATTGCTCGCAATCCACTCGTCAATGCGTAACAAACCGCTACCGAAGGGCCTCGTCGTTTTCGGCGAAGTCGGGCTCGCGGGAGAAATCCGGCCGTCGCCGCGCGGTCAGGAGCGCCTGAAGGAAGCGGCGAAGCTCGGCTTCTCGATTGCGCTGATTCCAAAGGCGAATGCGCCGAAGCAGCCGATCGACGGGCTGCAGGTCATCGCGGTCGAGCGCATCGAGCAGGCCATCGACCGGGTCCGCACGCTCGAATAG
- a CDS encoding glutathione peroxidase, which produces MGKNTASVYEFSARTLGGETIGLAQYRGKVLLIVNTASECGFTPQYQGLQALYGEYAERGLEVLGFPCNQFGKQEPGDAAQIGGFCEQKFSVSFPMFDKIDVNGAGAHPLYRYLTSEAPGLLGIGAIKWNFTKFLVDRSGNVIKRYAPVTKPEAIKADIEKLL; this is translated from the coding sequence ATGGGAAAAAATACGGCATCGGTCTATGAGTTCTCGGCTCGCACGCTCGGCGGCGAGACGATCGGCCTCGCACAGTATCGCGGCAAGGTTCTGCTGATCGTCAACACGGCGAGCGAATGCGGCTTCACGCCGCAATACCAGGGCCTGCAGGCGCTGTACGGCGAATATGCGGAACGTGGACTCGAAGTGCTGGGCTTTCCGTGCAACCAGTTCGGCAAGCAGGAGCCCGGCGATGCGGCGCAGATCGGCGGCTTCTGTGAGCAGAAGTTCAGCGTGTCGTTTCCGATGTTCGACAAGATCGATGTGAACGGGGCGGGCGCGCATCCGCTGTACCGGTACTTGACGTCGGAGGCGCCGGGGTTGCTCGGCATCGGGGCGATCAAGTGGAACTTCACGAAGTTTCTGGTGGACCGCAGCGGTAACGTCATCAAGCGCTACGCGCCAGTGACGAAGCCAGAAGCAATCAAGGCCGATATCGAAAAGCTGCTGTAG
- a CDS encoding ATP-binding cassette domain-containing protein: MIRFTQFSLARGTKPLFDQTTFTLNPGEKAGLIGANGAGKSTLFAVLRGELHADAGDFSLPPSWRIAYVAQETPAVDQSALAYTLDGDTALRSIEARIAAASAAHDGAAEADAHAAFADADGYTAPARAETLLLGLGFTLDQTREPVSSFSGGWRMRLNLAQALMCPSDLLLLDEPTNHLDLDAIVWLEDWLHRYAGTLIVISHDREFLDSICDVTLHLENQQVKRYGGNYSQFEILRAQQLALQQSAFEKQRKTIEHLQSFVDRFKAKATKARQAQSRVKALERMELIAPAHASSPFTFEFRTPDSAPNPMLVMEDVRCGYHADDGSEIPIVGQVTLSIQNGQRIGLLGANGQGKSTLIKTLAGTLTPLGGDVREGKGLRIGYFAQHQLETLRPDDTPLQHLARLAPDTREQELRDFLGGFNFPGEMASARIAPFSGGEKARLALALIIWQKPNLLLLDEPTNHLDLETRHALTMALAQFEGTLILVSHDRHLLRATTDQFMLVAKHRLQPFDGDLDDYRDWLLQHAAEQRAALKAGNAEPDAGDSAPNRKEQRRLEAETRQKLAHLKKPLQTRITKIEKEMDALNAERATLDAFVADAASYEPAHKTRLTDSIRRQAEVNARLAALEAEWLGAHEELEQIG, translated from the coding sequence GTGATCCGCTTCACTCAGTTCAGCCTTGCTCGCGGCACCAAGCCGCTGTTCGACCAGACCACGTTTACTCTGAACCCCGGCGAGAAAGCCGGCCTGATCGGGGCGAACGGCGCCGGCAAGTCGACCCTGTTCGCCGTGCTGCGCGGCGAACTGCATGCGGATGCCGGCGACTTCTCGCTGCCGCCCTCGTGGCGCATCGCATACGTTGCCCAGGAAACGCCCGCTGTCGATCAGAGCGCCCTCGCCTATACGCTCGACGGCGACACTGCCCTGCGTTCGATCGAAGCGCGCATCGCCGCGGCATCGGCTGCGCATGACGGCGCCGCCGAAGCCGACGCACATGCCGCGTTCGCCGACGCCGACGGCTACACCGCGCCCGCGCGCGCCGAGACGCTGCTGCTCGGCCTCGGTTTCACGCTCGACCAGACGCGCGAACCCGTCAGCAGTTTCTCGGGCGGCTGGCGCATGCGGCTGAACCTCGCACAGGCGCTGATGTGTCCGTCCGATCTGCTGCTGCTCGACGAACCAACGAACCACCTGGACCTCGATGCGATCGTCTGGCTCGAAGACTGGCTGCATCGCTATGCGGGCACGCTGATCGTGATCTCGCACGATCGCGAATTCCTCGATTCGATCTGCGACGTCACGCTGCATCTCGAGAACCAGCAGGTGAAGCGTTACGGCGGCAACTACTCGCAGTTCGAAATCCTGCGCGCGCAACAGCTCGCGCTGCAGCAGAGCGCGTTCGAGAAACAGCGCAAAACCATCGAGCACTTGCAGAGTTTCGTCGATCGCTTCAAGGCGAAGGCTACGAAGGCGCGCCAGGCGCAGAGCCGCGTGAAGGCGCTCGAAAGAATGGAGCTGATCGCGCCGGCTCACGCGTCGTCGCCGTTCACGTTCGAGTTCCGTACGCCCGATTCCGCGCCGAACCCGATGCTCGTGATGGAAGACGTGCGCTGCGGCTACCACGCGGACGATGGGAGCGAGATTCCGATCGTCGGGCAGGTCACGCTGTCGATCCAGAACGGTCAACGCATCGGCCTGCTCGGTGCAAACGGCCAGGGCAAGTCCACGCTGATCAAGACGCTGGCCGGCACGCTGACGCCGCTAGGCGGCGACGTGCGCGAAGGCAAAGGGCTGCGGATCGGCTACTTCGCACAGCATCAGCTCGAAACGCTGCGCCCCGACGACACGCCGCTGCAACACCTCGCGCGGCTTGCACCCGATACGCGCGAACAGGAGTTGCGCGATTTCCTCGGTGGCTTCAACTTTCCCGGCGAGATGGCGAGCGCGCGGATCGCGCCGTTCTCGGGCGGCGAGAAGGCGCGCCTCGCGCTGGCGCTGATCATCTGGCAAAAACCGAATCTGCTGCTGCTCGACGAACCGACCAACCACCTCGACCTCGAAACGCGTCACGCGCTGACCATGGCGCTCGCGCAGTTCGAAGGCACGCTGATTCTCGTGTCGCACGATCGTCACCTGCTGCGCGCGACGACCGACCAGTTCATGCTGGTCGCGAAGCACAGGCTGCAACCGTTCGACGGCGACCTCGACGATTACCGCGACTGGCTGCTGCAACACGCGGCCGAACAGCGCGCGGCATTGAAGGCCGGTAACGCGGAGCCGGACGCCGGCGACTCGGCGCCGAATCGCAAGGAACAGCGGCGGCTCGAAGCGGAAACGCGGCAGAAGCTGGCGCACCTGAAAAAACCGCTCCAGACACGCATCACAAAGATCGAGAAGGAAATGGACGCGCTCAACGCGGAGCGCGCGACGCTCGATGCGTTCGTCGCCGACGCGGCCAGCTACGAGCCTGCCCACAAGACCCGCCTGACCGATTCGATCCGTCGCCAGGCCGAAGTGAATGCGCGCCTCGCCGCACTCGAAGCCGAATGGCTCGGTGCGCACGAGGAACTTGAACAGATCGGCTAG
- a CDS encoding DUF2866 domain-containing protein: MKQPHETATDRLASLRGCRVSPPIRAPWGGGCRIVEWIDETGQISRRVVAEDVTADQVRATIRQHVQGRKHTLIDDGPSQRQTLPRR; this comes from the coding sequence TTGAAACAGCCTCATGAAACCGCGACCGATCGACTCGCGAGCCTGCGCGGCTGCCGGGTATCTCCGCCTATCCGGGCGCCGTGGGGCGGCGGCTGCCGGATCGTCGAGTGGATCGACGAAACCGGGCAGATCTCGCGCCGCGTGGTTGCGGAAGACGTGACCGCCGACCAGGTACGGGCCACCATCCGCCAGCACGTGCAAGGACGCAAGCACACGCTGATCGACGACGGGCCTTCCCAGCGGCAGACGTTGCCGCGGCGGTGA
- the alr gene encoding alanine racemase: MPRPLLATIHTAALANNLAVARRYAPKSKIWAVVKANAYGHGLARVFPGLRATDGFGLLDLEEAVKLRELGWAGPILLLEGFFRPTDIDVIDRYSLTTAVHSDEQMRMLEMARLSKPVNIQLKMNSGMNRLGYTPERFRSAWERARACQGVGQITLMTHFSDADAERGIAHQMAAFERGAEGIAGARSLANSAATLWHPEAHFDWVRPGIILYGGSPTGVHSDIADTGLQPAMTLASELIAVQSLGAGQTVGYGSRFAAQGSMRIGVIACGYADGYPRLAPEGTPVIVDGVRTQVVGRVSMDMITVDLTLCPNAGVGSRVELWGTALSVDDVAQAAGTIGYELTCAVAQRVPVRAE, encoded by the coding sequence ATGCCGCGCCCCCTTCTTGCCACGATTCATACCGCTGCTCTCGCCAACAATCTCGCTGTCGCACGCCGTTATGCGCCGAAGTCGAAAATCTGGGCAGTCGTCAAAGCTAATGCGTATGGCCACGGTCTGGCGCGCGTGTTCCCCGGTTTGCGTGCGACCGACGGTTTCGGTCTGCTGGACCTCGAAGAAGCGGTGAAGTTGCGCGAGCTGGGCTGGGCGGGTCCGATCCTGCTGCTCGAAGGTTTTTTCCGCCCCACCGATATCGACGTGATCGACCGCTATAGCCTCACCACCGCGGTGCATTCCGACGAACAGATGCGCATGCTCGAAATGGCGCGCCTCTCTAAGCCAGTCAACATCCAGCTCAAGATGAATAGCGGCATGAATCGTCTCGGCTATACGCCGGAACGATTCCGCAGCGCGTGGGAACGCGCGCGCGCGTGCCAGGGCGTGGGCCAGATCACGTTGATGACCCATTTCTCCGACGCCGACGCCGAGCGTGGCATCGCGCACCAGATGGCGGCCTTCGAGCGCGGCGCCGAAGGCATTGCCGGCGCGCGTAGCCTCGCGAATTCGGCGGCCACGCTGTGGCACCCCGAGGCGCATTTCGACTGGGTGCGCCCCGGCATCATCCTGTACGGCGGTTCGCCGACCGGTGTGCACAGCGATATTGCCGACACCGGCTTGCAGCCCGCCATGACGCTAGCCTCCGAATTGATCGCAGTGCAATCGCTCGGTGCGGGCCAGACGGTTGGGTACGGCTCGAGGTTTGCCGCGCAGGGGTCGATGCGCATCGGCGTGATCGCGTGCGGTTATGCGGACGGGTACCCGCGGCTCGCGCCCGAAGGCACGCCGGTCATTGTCGACGGGGTGCGCACGCAGGTGGTCGGCCGTGTATCGATGGACATGATTACCGTTGACCTCACGCTGTGCCCGAATGCCGGCGTTGGCTCGCGCGTCGAACTGTGGGGTACGGCGCTGTCGGTCGACGATGTCGCGCAGGCCGCCGGCACGATCGGCTACGAGCTGACGTGCGCGGTCGCGCAGCGCGTGCCGGTGCGCGCCGAATGA
- the lplT gene encoding lysophospholipid transporter LplT — protein MKKGFYTIMAAQFFSSLADNALLIAAIALLKDLHAPNWMTPLLKLFFVLSYVVLAAFVGAFADSRPKGRVMFVTNTIKVLGCIVMLFGAHPLIAYGIVGFGAAAYSPAKYGILTELLPPDRLVAANGWIEGTTVGSIILGTVLGGALISPHIAAHVMKHTPASIGTPAEAAMLVIISIYIIAALFNLGIPDTGARYPRQERGPIKLITDFADCFTILWRDKLGQISLAVTTLFWGAGATLQFIVLKWAEVSLDMSLSQAAILQAVVAVGVAVGAMIAAAKVPLKKSLSVLPVGVIMGIAVMLMAFYTKHLFPEHWGIYFGRMHVPGYLLVAYLFLMVVGGLSGFFVVPMNALLQHRGHVLLSAGHSIAVQNFNENLSVLVMLCLYAVLVWLDVPVGVVIVLFGTFVCLMMWVVMRRHQANQRAFDSVALIGEMRH, from the coding sequence ATGAAAAAAGGTTTTTACACCATTATGGCCGCGCAGTTTTTTTCTTCGCTGGCCGACAATGCGCTTCTGATCGCTGCTATTGCACTGCTGAAAGATCTCCACGCCCCGAACTGGATGACGCCGCTGCTCAAGTTGTTCTTTGTGCTGTCGTACGTCGTGCTGGCGGCTTTCGTGGGCGCCTTCGCCGACTCCCGCCCCAAAGGCCGGGTCATGTTCGTGACCAACACGATCAAGGTGCTCGGCTGCATCGTGATGCTGTTCGGTGCGCACCCGCTCATTGCCTACGGCATAGTCGGCTTCGGCGCCGCGGCTTACTCGCCGGCCAAGTACGGCATACTCACCGAACTGCTGCCGCCTGACCGGCTCGTCGCCGCGAACGGCTGGATCGAAGGCACGACCGTCGGCTCGATCATTCTCGGTACCGTGCTTGGCGGTGCGCTGATCAGCCCGCACATCGCGGCGCACGTCATGAAGCACACCCCTGCGAGCATCGGCACGCCGGCCGAAGCCGCGATGCTCGTGATCATCTCCATCTACATCATCGCCGCGCTGTTCAATCTGGGCATTCCCGATACCGGCGCCCGCTACCCGCGCCAGGAGCGCGGGCCAATCAAGCTCATCACCGACTTCGCCGACTGCTTCACGATTCTCTGGCGCGACAAGCTCGGACAGATTTCGCTTGCCGTCACGACGCTCTTCTGGGGCGCGGGCGCGACGTTGCAATTCATCGTGCTGAAGTGGGCCGAAGTATCGCTCGACATGTCGCTGTCGCAGGCTGCGATCTTGCAGGCGGTCGTCGCGGTCGGCGTCGCAGTCGGCGCGATGATCGCCGCAGCCAAGGTGCCGTTGAAGAAGTCGCTCTCGGTGCTGCCGGTCGGCGTCATCATGGGCATCGCCGTGATGCTGATGGCGTTCTATACCAAGCATCTGTTTCCCGAGCACTGGGGCATCTATTTCGGTCGTATGCATGTGCCGGGCTACCTGCTCGTCGCGTATCTGTTCCTGATGGTGGTCGGCGGGCTGTCGGGCTTCTTTGTCGTGCCGATGAACGCGCTGCTGCAACATCGCGGGCACGTGCTGCTGTCGGCGGGACACTCAATCGCGGTGCAGAACTTCAACGAAAACCTCTCGGTGCTCGTCATGCTCTGCCTGTATGCCGTGCTCGTCTGGCTCGACGTGCCGGTCGGGGTCGTGATCGTGCTGTTCGGCACGTTCGTGTGCCTGATGATGTGGGTTGTGATGCGGCGTCACCAGGCGAACCAGCGCGCCTTCGACTCGGTCGCCTTGATCGGCGAAATGCGCCACTGA
- the cls gene encoding cardiolipin synthase, translating into MPLDLLHLGPLVLLAHLLGIAAACHAILHTRTSQGAIAWAVSLVAMPYLTVIPYLFLGRSKFAGYADARRIENETLRSRAHPPEWDTRASSAGAPTDALGHSLVRSLTHLGGMPFLPGNTVRTLVNGEATFAAILDAIENAQHYIVVQFFIVRADALGEMLKEALITKAAQGVRIYFLYDSIGSFDLPHRYVAALRSAGVEMHPFATNRRFVNRFQLNFRNHRKIVVVDGKRAFVGGHNVGVEYLGAKPPLSPWRDTHIEVRGPAVASIQFVFTEDWYWATQQLPALEMPPFEAPTEGMHCLVMPTGPADRFETCSLFFVEAINAARMRIWITTPYLVPDEAVLSALRLAVLRGVDVRILIPSRRDHRVVFAASTLYAHDAVRSGIRVFRYRPGFLHQKVVLIDDVAAAIGSANLDNRSFRLNFEIMVLTVDREFAAEVHAMLMRDFAESFEIDRNEYKKAPAWRRIAMHVARLFAPIL; encoded by the coding sequence ATGCCACTCGATTTACTTCACCTCGGCCCGCTCGTCCTGCTCGCTCATCTGCTGGGCATCGCGGCCGCATGCCACGCAATCCTGCATACCCGCACGTCCCAAGGTGCGATTGCGTGGGCGGTGTCGCTAGTCGCGATGCCGTATCTGACAGTCATCCCGTATCTGTTTCTCGGTCGCAGCAAGTTCGCCGGTTACGCCGATGCGCGTCGCATCGAGAACGAAACGCTGCGCTCGCGGGCCCATCCGCCGGAGTGGGACACGCGCGCTTCATCGGCTGGCGCGCCGACCGATGCGCTCGGCCACAGCCTCGTGCGCTCGCTCACGCATCTCGGCGGCATGCCGTTCCTGCCGGGCAACACGGTGCGTACGCTCGTCAACGGCGAGGCGACGTTTGCCGCGATCCTCGATGCGATCGAAAACGCGCAGCACTATATCGTCGTGCAGTTCTTCATCGTGCGGGCCGACGCGCTCGGCGAAATGCTCAAAGAAGCACTGATCACGAAAGCAGCCCAGGGCGTACGCATTTACTTCCTGTACGACAGCATCGGTAGCTTCGATCTGCCGCATCGCTATGTCGCCGCGCTGCGTTCGGCCGGGGTCGAGATGCATCCGTTCGCGACCAACCGGCGCTTCGTCAATCGCTTCCAGCTCAACTTCCGCAATCATCGCAAGATCGTCGTGGTGGACGGCAAGCGGGCGTTTGTCGGTGGGCACAATGTCGGCGTCGAGTATCTCGGCGCGAAGCCGCCGCTTTCGCCGTGGCGCGATACGCATATCGAAGTGCGCGGACCCGCGGTGGCGAGCATCCAGTTCGTCTTCACCGAAGACTGGTACTGGGCAACGCAGCAGTTGCCGGCGCTCGAGATGCCGCCGTTCGAAGCCCCCACCGAAGGCATGCATTGCCTCGTCATGCCGACCGGCCCGGCGGACCGCTTCGAAACCTGCTCGCTGTTCTTCGTCGAAGCGATCAATGCAGCACGTATGCGCATCTGGATCACGACGCCGTATCTGGTGCCCGACGAAGCCGTGCTGTCCGCGCTGCGGCTCGCCGTGCTGCGCGGCGTCGACGTGCGCATCCTGATCCCGAGCCGGCGTGACCATCGTGTCGTGTTCGCCGCGTCGACGCTGTATGCGCACGACGCCGTGCGCAGCGGCATCCGGGTGTTCCGCTACCGGCCGGGCTTTCTGCATCAGAAGGTGGTGTTGATCGACGATGTGGCCGCGGCGATCGGCAGCGCGAATCTCGACAACCGCTCGTTCCGGCTCAACTTCGAAATCATGGTGCTGACCGTCGATCGCGAATTCGCCGCCGAGGTCCATGCGATGCTGATGCGCGACTTCGCGGAATCGTTCGAGATCGATCGGAACGAATACAAAAAAGCGCCGGCGTGGCGGCGCATTGCGATGCACGTGGCGCGGCTGTTTGCGCCGATCCTCTGA
- the thiD gene encoding bifunctional hydroxymethylpyrimidine kinase/phosphomethylpyrimidine kinase translates to MTHAIPNVLTIAGSDSGGGAGIQADLKAFSALGAYGASVITALTAQNTRGVTAIHTPDPGFVTAQLDAVFDDIRIDAVKIGMLANAQIARAVADALRRYRPKHIVLDTVMISKSNHALLAADAVAAVRDELLPLASLVTPNLPEAAALLGEAAVTDEAGMIRQGEALRALGAQAVLMKGGHLAAADSPDWLIQEHGTLRLGGPRVPVKNTHGTGCTLSSSIAALVAQRDDLASAVAEAKAYLTGALQASDQLDVGSGVGPVHHFYRWW, encoded by the coding sequence ATGACACACGCGATTCCCAACGTCCTGACCATCGCCGGCTCGGACTCCGGCGGCGGCGCCGGCATCCAGGCGGATCTCAAGGCATTCTCGGCGCTCGGTGCTTACGGTGCGAGCGTCATCACGGCGCTCACCGCGCAGAATACGCGCGGCGTCACCGCTATTCATACGCCTGATCCGGGCTTCGTCACCGCACAGCTCGATGCCGTGTTCGACGACATCCGCATCGATGCGGTGAAGATCGGCATGCTCGCCAACGCGCAGATTGCGCGCGCCGTTGCCGACGCGCTGCGGCGCTATCGGCCGAAGCACATCGTGCTCGATACGGTGATGATCTCGAAGAGCAACCATGCGCTGCTCGCCGCCGATGCGGTCGCCGCAGTGCGCGACGAACTGCTGCCGCTCGCGAGCCTCGTCACGCCGAATCTGCCGGAAGCGGCGGCATTACTTGGCGAAGCCGCCGTTACCGATGAAGCCGGCATGATTCGCCAGGGCGAAGCATTGCGCGCGCTGGGCGCACAGGCCGTGCTGATGAAGGGCGGCCATCTCGCCGCAGCGGACAGCCCAGACTGGCTGATACAGGAACATGGCACGCTGCGGCTCGGCGGTCCGCGGGTGCCGGTGAAAAACACGCACGGCACCGGTTGCACACTGTCTTCCTCGATCGCGGCACTGGTCGCGCAACGCGACGACCTCGCGAGCGCAGTCGCCGAAGCAAAGGCGTATCTGACGGGGGCACTGCAGGCAAGCGATCAGCTCGATGTCGGCTCCGGCGTTGGGCCGGTGCATCACTTCTATCGGTGGTGGTGA
- a CDS encoding CaiB/BaiF CoA transferase family protein → MQGLRVLDLTRLLPGPVATLRLAELGAEVLKIEAPGEGDATRTMMQSSSDRAAGRPGAFYRLVNRGKREMRLDLKSEAGRTVLCALAREADVLIESFRPGVMDRLGVGFEALHALNPKLVYCAISGYGAAGPFTQHAGHDLNYIGYAGVLDQLADRDGAPVLPNFQIADLLGGALSAVTQILAALWHVARGGDGRFVDVSMTHASYAHNVVAQIALANDGTAPPAGGGLLNGGVPCYNLYRTLDGRWLAVGALELKFWETLCTALGRPDWATRHWSLGQAIGGPDAHTLTRELAAVIAGNSLEDWVTLLEPLDCCVSPVLTAAEAARHPLFAPVLAQEASKDAG, encoded by the coding sequence TTGCAAGGACTGCGCGTACTCGATCTGACGCGCCTGCTACCCGGCCCCGTTGCCACGTTGCGGCTCGCGGAACTCGGCGCCGAAGTGCTGAAGATCGAAGCGCCCGGCGAAGGCGACGCAACGCGCACGATGATGCAGAGTTCAAGCGATCGCGCCGCAGGTCGGCCCGGGGCGTTCTACCGCCTGGTCAATCGCGGCAAACGCGAGATGCGGCTCGATCTGAAGTCGGAGGCGGGACGCACGGTGCTGTGTGCGCTGGCGCGCGAAGCGGATGTGCTCATCGAAAGTTTCCGGCCCGGTGTGATGGACCGGCTGGGCGTCGGTTTCGAGGCGCTGCATGCGCTCAATCCAAAGCTTGTGTATTGCGCGATCAGCGGTTATGGGGCGGCAGGACCGTTCACGCAGCACGCGGGCCACGATCTCAACTACATCGGCTACGCAGGCGTGCTCGATCAACTCGCGGACCGCGACGGCGCACCCGTCTTGCCGAACTTCCAGATCGCCGACCTGCTCGGCGGTGCATTGAGCGCGGTCACGCAGATACTTGCCGCGCTGTGGCACGTTGCGCGCGGCGGCGATGGCCGTTTCGTCGACGTCTCGATGACACATGCGAGCTACGCGCACAACGTCGTGGCGCAGATCGCGCTCGCCAACGACGGCACCGCGCCGCCCGCTGGCGGTGGACTGCTGAACGGCGGCGTGCCCTGCTACAACCTTTACCGCACACTCGATGGAAGGTGGCTCGCGGTCGGTGCGCTCGAACTGAAGTTCTGGGAGACGTTGTGTACTGCGCTCGGCCGGCCCGACTGGGCAACGCGGCACTGGAGCCTCGGACAGGCGATCGGCGGCCCTGATGCGCACACGCTGACGCGGGAACTCGCGGCGGTCATTGCCGGCAATTCGCTGGAGGACTGGGTGACGTTGCTGGAGCCGCTCGATTGCTGCGTATCGCCGGTGCTGACGGCGGCGGAAGCGGCACGGCATCCGCTGTTTGCGCCGGTGCTCGCGCAGGAAGCGTCGAAGGATGCCGGGTAA